In a genomic window of Bradyrhizobium sp. LLZ17:
- a CDS encoding diacylglycerol kinase — MLRIWKATINSRNGLAFAFRSEQAVREEIVALLLSLPLAWFVAATAMRAVELVCAVAFVLVVELLNTAIEKLADRLTLDHDKQIGRVKDMGSAAVGVALLMAGAFWILAIVERLGFV; from the coding sequence TTGCTGCGGATCTGGAAGGCCACGATCAACTCCCGCAACGGTCTGGCCTTTGCGTTCCGCTCGGAGCAGGCCGTCCGCGAGGAGATTGTTGCGCTCCTGTTGTCGCTGCCGCTGGCCTGGTTCGTCGCCGCGACCGCGATGCGCGCGGTCGAATTGGTGTGTGCGGTGGCGTTCGTTCTGGTGGTTGAATTGCTCAACACCGCGATCGAGAAGCTCGCTGACCGCCTGACCTTGGATCACGACAAGCAGATCGGGCGGGTCAAGGACATGGGCTCAGCCGCGGTCGGCGTCGCGCTGCTGATGGCCGGGGCATTCTGGATCCTTGCCATCGTCGAGCGGTTGGGTTTCGTTTAG